The nucleotide sequence AGGAGCCATCATCATTCCTGCTTTTATAAAGCGAATTTCAAGAGATAAAAACGAAATTTGCTTTTTTAAAGAGATTTTGGTTGAAAATTATGAAGGAGATAAGCTTCAAAAGGCGACTCAAGCTCAAAGTGACGCTACTAAGCAGATGATAAAAGATAAACCAGACGAATACTTTTGGATGCATAAAAAATTTAAACACTTCTATGAGGAAATTTATAAATGATAAGCTTTATAGTGCTGACTTTCAACAGTGAAAAATACCTCAAAGAAGTGCTATCAAGCATATCTTGGGCTGATGAAATCGTGGTAGTAGATAGCGGCTCAAACGATGAAACTTTAGGTATTTGTTCTGAATTTAAAAACGTTAAAATCACTCACCAAAAGTGGCTTGGATTTGGTATGCAAAAACAGTTCGGTGTTGATTTATCAAAAAATGAATGGGTCTTTGTGCTTGATAGCGATGAGGTAGTTACCAAAGAGCTTAAAAACGAGATTATAGATGAGCTTAAAAATCCTAAATTTAAAGCATACAAAGTTGCTAGGTTAAATTATTTTTTTGGTGAGCCGATTAGAAAAATGGGTCTTTATCCAGACTATACGATAAGATTTTTCAATAAAAATTATGCTAAATTTGACGGTAGAAGCGTACATGAAAGCGTGATTACCAACTCAAAAATAGGAGTACTAAAAAATCACTTTATCCACCAT is from Campylobacter fetus subsp. testudinum 03-427 and encodes:
- a CDS encoding glycosyltransferase, family 2 (Pfam match to PF00535.22 Glycos_transf_2) encodes the protein MISFIVLTFNSEKYLKEVLSSISWADEIVVVDSGSNDETLGICSEFKNVKITHQKWLGFGMQKQFGVDLSKNEWVFVLDSDEVVTKELKNEIIDELKNPKFKAYKVARLNYFFGEPIRKMGLYPDYTIRFFNKNYAKFDGRSVHESVITNSKIGVLKNHFIHHAYESVEQFINKQNSYSSLNKKSNKIKAVLNPCWTFFKLYILKGGFLEGWNGFVIAKLYSEYTFWKYIK